One stretch of Fictibacillus sp. b24 DNA includes these proteins:
- a CDS encoding MerR family transcriptional regulator, with protein sequence MEYTIQKLGLLAGVSTRTLRYYDEIEILKPARINSSGYRIYGEAEVNRLQQILFYKELGLPLDQIKDIITSPAFNAAEALHEHREKLLSKRQQLDRLISNVDQTIAANEGRITMTDKEKFEGFKKQMIEENEQKYGKEIREKYGNNAVDQSNEKVLNMTQSEHDEATKLAEEIHTTLAEAFKTSDPAGDLAQKAADLHKQWLMLYWNEYSKEAHAGLAQMYVDDERFTAYYDKEKPGTAEFLRDAIHIYTGMKN encoded by the coding sequence ATGGAATATACCATTCAGAAGCTTGGTTTACTAGCGGGAGTCAGCACCAGAACTTTACGGTATTATGATGAGATTGAAATTCTTAAGCCGGCAAGAATCAACTCGTCAGGATATCGTATATATGGCGAGGCTGAAGTGAATAGACTACAGCAAATTTTATTTTACAAAGAACTCGGGCTTCCATTAGATCAAATAAAGGATATCATAACATCACCAGCATTCAATGCAGCTGAAGCACTCCATGAACACCGTGAAAAACTCCTGAGCAAACGACAACAGTTAGACCGTCTAATCTCAAATGTGGATCAGACTATTGCAGCTAACGAAGGGAGAATTACGATGACTGATAAAGAGAAGTTTGAAGGATTTAAAAAGCAAATGATTGAAGAGAACGAACAAAAATATGGTAAAGAGATTCGTGAAAAATACGGAAATAATGCGGTCGATCAATCAAACGAAAAAGTGTTAAACATGACTCAGAGTGAGCACGATGAAGCAACAAAGCTTGCAGAGGAAATTCACACGACACTTGCTGAAGCCTTTAAAACAAGTGATCCTGCAGGAGATTTAGCTCAAAAAGCAGCTGATCTTCATAAACAATGGCTCATGTTATACTGGAACGAATATAGCAAAGAAGCCCACGCAGGCCTTGCACAGATGTATGTGGATGACGAACGGTTCACGGCGTATTATGATAAAGAAAAGCCAGGAACTGCTGAATTTCTAAGAGATGCTATCCACATATATACTGGTATGAAAAATTAA
- a CDS encoding phosphodiester glycosidase family protein, which translates to MKNVIFSSQNKFIKRTSHITLTALMMLSIPAFTDGHISKINTVEAETKSPFKEITNKKTRQIQEGATYSRIVYGKANQNDAYMVNVDFLNEREDAIELKEKLASDGYTSFIKTIKERAQDDPEQKPLGYVVRIGSYQEELQAKAIQEDLVSKGYKDSKVIFTAEDGEPTTGPYAVNVIEIDPKTFKGSVSPVIATEQIPGKETLTSMSKRLNALGGINGGYFVMGSKDGTEGDLAGVSMIDGELTSEAVNGRTSLILNEKNHGSISTVSTKLTIQSSDGSNREIDGLNRAPGLIRGCGGIGDKESDQPKHDFTCTDSSELIQYTSQFGSDTPIGEGAEAVMNSKGIVTEIRESRGGSIPLGSTVLAGTGESANWILKNLQTQEKVKVKKKVIADDSTLPIGKGTNIINGGPRLLKDGKITIPSTAEGFHQPDNPEFFYQFGQKRHPRTVAGIKADGSILLVTIDGRKPGKSVGANFKESAQLLKSLGAVNAVNLDGGGSTTMTINQKMVSSPSDATGERPVGDAILLLPKKR; encoded by the coding sequence AATAAGTTTATTAAGAGAACTTCTCATATCACATTAACAGCATTAATGATGCTTTCTATACCAGCTTTTACAGATGGTCATATATCAAAAATAAATACTGTTGAAGCAGAGACAAAATCACCATTTAAGGAGATTACAAATAAAAAAACTCGCCAAATACAAGAAGGTGCAACCTATTCTCGAATTGTATATGGAAAAGCAAATCAGAACGATGCGTACATGGTAAACGTAGATTTTCTTAATGAAAGAGAAGATGCCATTGAGCTTAAAGAAAAGCTTGCATCTGATGGTTACACTTCATTTATTAAAACCATTAAAGAAAGAGCGCAAGATGACCCAGAACAGAAACCCCTCGGTTATGTTGTAAGAATCGGTTCATATCAAGAAGAGTTGCAAGCTAAAGCTATTCAAGAAGACCTCGTATCAAAGGGTTACAAAGATTCAAAGGTTATTTTTACTGCGGAAGATGGAGAACCGACTACAGGACCGTATGCTGTCAATGTTATAGAGATTGATCCCAAAACCTTTAAAGGAAGTGTATCGCCAGTAATAGCTACTGAACAAATTCCTGGAAAAGAAACACTGACAAGTATGTCAAAAAGGTTAAATGCACTAGGCGGAATCAATGGTGGTTACTTTGTAATGGGCTCGAAAGATGGAACAGAAGGGGATCTTGCAGGCGTTTCAATGATAGATGGCGAGCTTACAAGCGAAGCGGTAAACGGCCGGACAAGCCTAATATTAAACGAGAAAAACCATGGAAGCATATCCACTGTGTCAACTAAGCTTACTATACAATCTTCAGATGGCAGCAATCGAGAAATAGATGGGCTTAACCGAGCACCAGGACTCATTAGAGGATGCGGTGGAATCGGTGATAAAGAATCTGATCAGCCAAAACATGACTTTACTTGTACCGATTCAAGTGAATTGATTCAGTATACATCACAATTCGGTTCAGATACGCCTATAGGTGAAGGTGCTGAAGCCGTAATGAACAGCAAGGGAATAGTCACTGAAATTAGAGAGTCACGTGGAGGCTCAATTCCACTTGGAAGCACTGTACTAGCTGGAACCGGAGAATCAGCCAATTGGATACTTAAAAATTTACAAACTCAAGAAAAAGTGAAAGTAAAGAAGAAGGTAATTGCAGATGATTCCACTCTCCCAATAGGAAAAGGAACTAACATCATTAATGGAGGACCTAGACTTTTAAAGGATGGAAAGATAACCATTCCTTCGACTGCAGAAGGATTCCACCAGCCTGATAACCCAGAGTTCTTTTATCAGTTCGGCCAAAAACGTCATCCTCGCACCGTTGCAGGTATAAAAGCTGACGGTTCTATACTTTTAGTGACAATCGATGGTAGAAAACCAGGAAAAAGTGTTGGAGCAAACTTTAAAGAAAGTGCACAGCTTTTGAAGTCTTTAGGTGCGGTTAACGCCGTGAACCTTGACGGAGGCGGTTCAACAACCATGACTATAAATCAGAAGATGGTAAGCTCACCTTCAGATGCCACTGGTGAACGTCCTGTTGGTGATGCGATTTTACTATTACCTAAAAAACGTTAA
- a CDS encoding alanyl-tRNA editing protein, with protein sequence MTEKLYYSSPYTAEWETTIKQTYEKDGQFFAVLEDTAFYPTGGGQPNDTGTINGINVLDVFTEKDEVIHQLERLPETTSVNCKLDWHRRFDHMQHHSGQHLLSAVCYSLYDERTISFHLGTEYATIDIEMDTLNQKQMDMLEKAVNEEIYKNRKVHTFFVTDEELQKLPLLKMPKVTENIRIVEIEGIEHNACGGTHVRSTAEIGIIKLFKAEKQKGTVRLYFKCGQRALSDYNKSLKILRLISAKFNTGRNEVLNRIEKWEANHLDMEAEMKRLKEENNNYLARELLTHAKTDFLTYVFEGKSFDETKELAIKIANENDLLILFAAIPDNRIILMHNGTIKVSCGTFFKENLSAFNGKGGGSDKSAQAGFSSIEDMHRFVEFARENLTKD encoded by the coding sequence ATGACCGAAAAATTATATTATTCTTCACCATATACAGCCGAATGGGAAACAACCATCAAACAAACATATGAAAAGGACGGGCAATTTTTTGCTGTTTTAGAGGATACCGCATTTTATCCGACAGGCGGCGGCCAGCCGAATGATACTGGGACCATCAATGGCATAAATGTCTTAGATGTTTTTACTGAAAAGGATGAAGTAATTCACCAATTGGAAAGGCTGCCTGAAACAACTTCTGTTAATTGTAAGTTAGATTGGCATAGAAGGTTTGACCACATGCAGCATCATAGCGGGCAGCATCTGTTATCAGCTGTTTGTTATTCATTATATGATGAACGAACAATCAGTTTTCATCTAGGGACAGAATATGCAACAATTGATATTGAGATGGATACGCTGAATCAAAAACAAATGGATATGCTCGAAAAAGCAGTTAATGAAGAAATTTATAAAAATAGAAAAGTACATACTTTCTTTGTTACCGATGAAGAGCTTCAAAAATTACCATTATTGAAAATGCCTAAAGTTACAGAGAACATACGAATCGTTGAAATTGAGGGAATTGAGCATAATGCTTGTGGAGGCACACATGTCCGTTCAACTGCTGAAATTGGGATCATTAAACTATTTAAAGCCGAGAAACAAAAAGGTACGGTAAGGTTGTATTTCAAGTGCGGACAACGTGCACTTTCTGATTATAATAAGAGCTTGAAGATACTTAGATTGATATCTGCGAAGTTTAATACCGGCCGAAATGAGGTCTTAAATCGGATTGAGAAGTGGGAAGCTAATCATCTAGATATGGAAGCAGAAATGAAGCGTCTTAAAGAAGAAAACAATAATTATTTAGCAAGAGAACTTCTTACACATGCAAAAACCGATTTCCTTACGTATGTATTTGAAGGAAAATCGTTTGATGAAACAAAAGAACTTGCAATAAAAATAGCAAATGAAAATGATTTACTCATTTTATTTGCTGCAATACCAGATAATCGTATTATTTTAATGCATAACGGAACAATTAAAGTTTCGTGCGGCACGTTTTTTAAAGAAAACCTTAGCGCATTTAACGGAAAAGGCGGCGGAAGCGATAAATCCGCTCAAGCTGGTTTTTCTTCAATAGAAGACATGCATCGTTTTGTGGAGTTTGCTCGGGAGAACCTAACGAAGGATTAA
- a CDS encoding DUF6454 family protein, whose amino-acid sequence MKKMFFTVAVAVSIVSITTAFANPDGLQQKKNENQSAESFKQLSRDTAWEQKEKVDLKFNTYHPQGMTKIGDLYYMSSVEILEKPVKYEEPRDGYDRTTGKGIGHLFVFNQQGELLKDIRLGEGDMYHPGGIAFDGESIWVSVAEYRPNSESIIYKVDPKTMKPQEMFRTNDHIGGILRDGEKGNLKAVSWGSRTFYEFDSKGKVLSKDSNPSHFIDYQDCESAGKDNMICSGITELPQQGSNKGKYELGGLALLDMKTMEIEHELPISLVSSQGHNVTRNPVYLENTDEAIKLYAFPDDDTSSMLVYETKLNTK is encoded by the coding sequence ATGAAAAAAATGTTTTTCACAGTAGCTGTTGCTGTTTCAATTGTTTCTATTACAACTGCGTTTGCAAATCCAGATGGTCTTCAACAAAAGAAAAACGAAAACCAATCTGCAGAAAGTTTCAAGCAATTGTCCCGTGATACAGCTTGGGAGCAGAAAGAAAAAGTTGATTTGAAGTTTAATACCTATCATCCACAAGGAATGACAAAGATTGGGGATTTATATTACATGTCCTCAGTTGAGATCCTTGAAAAGCCTGTAAAATATGAAGAGCCTCGTGATGGTTACGACCGCACAACAGGAAAAGGAATAGGCCATCTGTTCGTTTTCAATCAACAAGGTGAGCTCTTAAAAGATATTAGACTCGGTGAAGGGGATATGTACCACCCTGGAGGTATTGCATTTGATGGTGAATCAATTTGGGTATCGGTCGCTGAGTACCGACCAAACAGTGAATCCATCATATATAAAGTTGACCCGAAAACGATGAAGCCCCAAGAAATGTTTAGAACCAATGATCATATCGGCGGAATATTGCGTGACGGTGAAAAAGGAAACTTAAAAGCTGTAAGCTGGGGTTCAAGAACATTTTATGAGTTTGATTCAAAAGGAAAGGTATTAAGCAAAGATAGTAATCCCAGTCACTTTATTGATTACCAGGACTGCGAAAGTGCAGGTAAAGACAATATGATTTGCAGCGGCATTACAGAATTGCCTCAGCAAGGAAGTAATAAAGGCAAATATGAATTAGGCGGATTGGCTTTATTAGATATGAAGACAATGGAAATTGAACATGAACTGCCAATCTCTCTTGTTTCATCACAGGGACATAATGTTACACGTAACCCTGTTTATCTTGAAAATACTGATGAAGCAATAAAGTTATATGCTTTTCCCGATGATGACACATCCTCGATGCTTGTTTACGAAACAAAATTGAATACAAAGTAA